TCGTTCCTTTTCGGTTTCCGATAGTATCGAAAGTTCTCCTATTTTAAGACGGGAGGTTACCCGGGTATTCAGTTTATTGACATTCTGTCCACCAGGGCCGCCCGAACGGGAAAACGTGAAGGTTATTGTTTCCGTCACACAATCTTCCAGGGCTTTTTGTTCCAATTTCTTCTCCTATAACAAGTAGTGACGGCCGCATCGGTAAAAGATGTTATCCTCTTTCCGTTCCACTTACTTCTCCGATAACCGCCGGCTTCCTGTTATTTCGGCAGGCCCGGATTCCGGTCTCCATGCATTGATACAATATACACCATAGCGGTCTCTTTGAAAAGCAATCCGGGAAACGTGGCGGCCGCCGGTATTCCCGATCTCGCTGTTATGGATGCCGGGCCTTCCCGGTGGTTCCGGGCGATCGACAAGACGGATGCCGGACAGGCATGGAGACGGCAGGTTGTCCAGTTTTACTTCCTTTATTATATTAGTTATAGAGAGCATTGCCGAAAACACTTGATTTCCGGTGAAGTGAACATTTCGGCTGCATTCATCGTCAATGATGAGGAAGGAGTAAACAGATATGAAAAAAACGATACTTCTTCTTTCCCTTATGATAGTCGTTGCCCCGTTGTGGGGGCAAAGCGATGCATCCTACCGTGTGGACGGATGGAAGGGCAGCGCCGCGTTCAAGCAACAGAGAAATTATCAGGATTTTTTAAAGAGGGTACACTCGATCAAGGGCAGCAGTATCTCGAAGGAACAGATAGGGAGTGTTACCTATGACGGCGTCGAGTATCGGGTAATGGCACTCATCCATACGCCAGAAAGAACACCTGAAAAATACGTACTTTTTATCAGCGGGGCCCATGGAAACGAAACGGCCGGCCCGGAGGCGATCATTTCATTTTTTGGCTATATTGGAACTCATCCCGAACTCTTTGAGGATATCGCCATATATGCCATTCCCATGGTCAACCCCTGGGGCTGGGTGCATAATATCCGTCAGAACGCCAACGGATATGATATCAACAGAGATTTTGTCAATTTTCTCACCAAAGAGGCGCGTATTGTGAGTGAATTCGGCGCACGGCACGAATATGAACTTGTTATCGATCACCATGAAGCGCATGCAGGCGGGGCATTTATCTACGCCTACGGATATGAGGATTCGGAGACATCACGGGAACTGATGAGGTACCTGAAAGAAGACGGTTATGCGGTCGCTGAACAAATAAGAAGCGGTACGCGGTACATACCCGGCGGCGTGGTCAGTATTCCATCCGGATTCACGAGTATGACGCCCACGAGATGGAGAAACCGCTCGACGATCGCCCGTTATTTCAACATGAACGGAACGGCACACAGTTTTACGATGGAGACATCGTTATACAAGCAGTTCAGGCACAGGATCGCGGTTCATGTCGAAGTGATGAAGTTTTTTATCGATCGATACCGGTAATAATACGGCCGCTTCGATACGGCATAGACATACTTTTCTATCTTTCCGGATAAGCCGGATATCGGGGCGTGTAACAATTTGTTTTCCTCGAACACTCGGCATTCGAAACCCGCCTGTCGTAAAAAAAATAATGAAAAAAATGGATTAATAAGTCGGTGTGGGATATATAATACAACAAGCATGGCAGTTCGATATATATC
The sequence above is drawn from the Spirochaetales bacterium genome and encodes:
- a CDS encoding DUF2817 domain-containing protein; this encodes MKKTILLLSLMIVVAPLWGQSDASYRVDGWKGSAAFKQQRNYQDFLKRVHSIKGSSISKEQIGSVTYDGVEYRVMALIHTPERTPEKYVLFISGAHGNETAGPEAIISFFGYIGTHPELFEDIAIYAIPMVNPWGWVHNIRQNANGYDINRDFVNFLTKEARIVSEFGARHEYELVIDHHEAHAGGAFIYAYGYEDSETSRELMRYLKEDGYAVAEQIRSGTRYIPGGVVSIPSGFTSMTPTRWRNRSTIARYFNMNGTAHSFTMETSLYKQFRHRIAVHVEVMKFFIDRYR